A genomic region of Aureimonas populi contains the following coding sequences:
- a CDS encoding LysM peptidoglycan-binding domain-containing protein, translated as MKTPTGFWFIAAIAAVGGGLLAGYWHFSVILPHPADAGAPAAATTASQETVPTNEGTQPQAEAQVEAVVPSFELLRVEPDGSAVIAGMAAPGSQVVLRRGDDVLARETAGAGGDFAFALAAVLDVGEHQLRLETETVEGTLSASRETALVSIPPRGRESELLVMLEEPGAPSRVVAAPEPDLTTPVAEVAAPAPGETALLAAGGPDVPGLADTSLAIRAVEIERDRLYVAGISRPGSTVRLYVDDVFVTEAKGTGGEEFLASALADVAVGDHIVRIDELAEDGSVIARVEVPFQRPEGESVSAVASLLRGAADGAGQGADAAGRQAALEPVEGRVIIRRGDTLWRISRETYGAGSRYTVIYLANGEQIRNPNLIYPGQVFLLPDADG; from the coding sequence ATGAAAACTCCAACGGGCTTTTGGTTTATCGCCGCGATCGCGGCCGTGGGCGGCGGGCTTCTCGCCGGTTACTGGCATTTTTCCGTCATCCTGCCGCATCCGGCCGATGCCGGCGCGCCGGCCGCTGCGACAACCGCATCTCAGGAAACCGTCCCGACGAACGAAGGCACACAGCCGCAAGCCGAGGCCCAGGTCGAGGCGGTGGTGCCGAGCTTCGAGTTGCTTCGGGTGGAGCCGGACGGGTCGGCCGTCATCGCGGGCATGGCGGCGCCCGGCTCGCAGGTCGTCCTGCGCCGTGGCGACGATGTGCTGGCCCGCGAAACGGCCGGGGCGGGCGGCGATTTCGCCTTCGCGCTCGCCGCCGTTCTGGATGTCGGAGAGCATCAGCTTCGCCTGGAGACGGAAACGGTGGAGGGCACCCTGTCCGCTTCGCGCGAGACGGCGCTCGTCAGCATCCCCCCGCGCGGCCGCGAAAGCGAGCTTCTGGTGATGCTGGAAGAGCCCGGCGCGCCCTCCCGCGTGGTCGCCGCGCCCGAACCCGATCTCACCACACCGGTGGCCGAGGTGGCGGCGCCTGCGCCGGGCGAAACGGCCCTGCTTGCCGCCGGCGGCCCGGATGTCCCGGGCCTTGCGGATACCTCCCTCGCGATCCGGGCGGTGGAGATCGAACGCGATCGTCTTTATGTGGCCGGTATCTCCCGCCCGGGCTCGACCGTTCGGCTTTATGTCGACGATGTCTTCGTGACCGAGGCGAAAGGCACAGGCGGCGAGGAGTTTCTCGCCTCGGCGCTGGCCGATGTCGCCGTGGGCGACCATATCGTGCGGATCGACGAACTGGCCGAGGACGGTTCGGTGATCGCGCGGGTGGAAGTGCCGTTCCAGCGGCCCGAAGGCGAGTCCGTGTCGGCCGTCGCCTCCCTGCTTCGCGGCGCGGCGGACGGGGCCGGCCAGGGCGCAGACGCGGCGGGCCGGCAGGCGGCGCTGGAGCCGGTGGAAGGCCGGGTCATCATCCGCCGGGGCGACACGCTCTGGCGCATCTCTCGCGAGACCTACGGTGCGGGAAGCCGCTACACCGTCATCTATCTCGCCAATGGCGAGCAGATCAGGAATCCGAACCTCATCTATCCCGGGCAGGTCTTTCTCCTGCCCGACGCCGACGGGTGA
- a CDS encoding ABCB family ABC transporter ATP-binding protein/permease, translating into MWPRERPDLRARVLWASFYLLVAKLLTVGVPYFYKWATDALDGTHSAQAWLPLALTGAVTLVVAYNVARVLSVAFNQLRDAIFAQVGQYAVRRLAYRTFVHMHQLSLRFHLERRTGGLSRIIERGTKGIETIVRFAVLNTVPTILEFLLTAAIFGFSYGLSYVAVVTATVAVYAWFTVKASDWRIAIRREMNDSDTDANTKAIDSLLNFETVKYFGNEGMEAERFDRSMARYEKAATQTWTSLGWLNFGQGVIFSAGMGAVMVMSALEVQAGTQTLGDFVFINALLMQLSIPLNFIGFVYREIRQGLTDMEKMFELLGVEEEVKDHPDARPLAVSSGAIRFEDVRFSYDPEREILKGISFEVPPGKSVAIVGPSGAGKSTISRLLFRFYDVTSGRITIDGQDIAAVRQDSLRAAIGIVPQDTVLFNDTIAYNIRYGRVDAPEDEVRQAAERAQIGPFIAALPEGYETMVGERGLKLSGGEKQRVAIARTLLKAPPILVLDEATSALDTHTEQEIQDALDLVSRNRTTLTIAHRLSTIVAADEIIVLKAGQIVERGSHGELLERGGLYAEMWTMQREASEAEEALRRAREADEQGILQRRRVNDPGTREEPIHASGAFDDDGGA; encoded by the coding sequence ATGTGGCCGCGCGAGCGGCCTGATCTGCGCGCGCGCGTTCTCTGGGCGAGCTTCTACCTCCTCGTCGCTAAGCTGCTGACCGTCGGCGTTCCCTACTTCTACAAATGGGCCACGGACGCGCTCGACGGGACGCACTCGGCGCAGGCGTGGCTGCCGCTGGCGTTGACCGGCGCGGTGACGCTGGTCGTCGCCTATAATGTCGCGCGCGTTCTCTCCGTCGCGTTCAACCAGCTTCGCGACGCGATCTTCGCGCAGGTCGGCCAGTATGCGGTGCGCCGGCTGGCCTACCGAACCTTCGTCCACATGCACCAGCTTTCCCTGCGCTTCCATCTGGAGCGGCGCACCGGTGGCCTGTCGCGCATCATCGAGCGCGGCACCAAGGGCATCGAGACCATCGTGCGCTTCGCGGTGCTGAACACCGTCCCCACCATCCTGGAATTCCTGCTGACGGCGGCCATCTTCGGCTTCTCCTACGGCCTGTCCTACGTGGCCGTGGTGACGGCCACGGTCGCCGTCTATGCTTGGTTCACGGTGAAGGCGAGCGACTGGCGCATCGCCATTCGCCGCGAGATGAACGATTCGGACACGGACGCCAACACCAAGGCGATCGACAGCCTCCTGAATTTCGAGACCGTCAAATATTTCGGCAACGAGGGTATGGAGGCCGAGCGCTTCGACCGCTCCATGGCGCGCTACGAGAAGGCGGCGACCCAGACCTGGACCTCGCTCGGCTGGCTGAATTTCGGTCAGGGGGTGATCTTCTCGGCCGGCATGGGCGCGGTGATGGTGATGAGCGCGCTGGAGGTGCAGGCCGGCACGCAGACGCTCGGCGACTTCGTCTTTATCAATGCCCTGCTGATGCAGCTTTCGATCCCGCTCAACTTCATCGGCTTCGTCTACCGCGAAATCCGGCAGGGGCTGACCGACATGGAGAAGATGTTCGAGCTTCTGGGTGTGGAGGAAGAGGTGAAGGACCATCCGGACGCCCGCCCGCTCGCCGTCTCCAGCGGCGCCATCCGCTTCGAGGACGTCCGCTTCTCCTACGATCCCGAGCGCGAGATCCTGAAGGGCATCTCGTTCGAGGTGCCGCCGGGCAAGTCCGTCGCCATCGTCGGGCCCTCAGGCGCGGGCAAGTCCACCATATCGCGCCTGCTCTTCCGCTTCTACGACGTCACATCCGGGCGCATCACCATAGACGGGCAGGACATCGCGGCGGTGAGGCAGGATTCGCTTCGCGCGGCCATCGGCATCGTGCCGCAGGACACGGTGCTCTTCAACGACACTATTGCCTACAACATCCGCTACGGGCGCGTGGATGCGCCCGAGGACGAGGTGCGGCAGGCGGCCGAGCGCGCGCAGATCGGCCCCTTCATCGCGGCGCTGCCGGAGGGCTACGAGACGATGGTGGGCGAGCGCGGCCTCAAGCTTTCGGGCGGTGAGAAGCAGCGCGTGGCGATCGCCCGCACGCTCCTCAAGGCGCCGCCGATCCTCGTGCTGGACGAAGCCACTTCCGCGCTCGATACCCATACCGAGCAGGAAATCCAGGATGCGCTCGATCTCGTGTCGAGGAACCGAACCACGCTGACCATCGCCCATCGCCTTTCCACCATCGTGGCCGCCGACGAGATCATCGTGCTGAAGGCCGGTCAGATCGTCGAGCGCGGGTCGCACGGCGAACTGCTGGAGCGCGGCGGACTCTATGCCGAGATGTGGACCATGCAGCGCGAGGCCAGCGAGGCCGAGGAGGCGCTGCGCCGCGCCCGCGAGGCGGATGAGCAGGGCATCCTCCAGCGAAGGCGGGTGAACGATCCGGGCACCCGCGAGGAACCGATCCATGCCTCCGGGGCGTTTGACGACGATGGCGGTGCTTGA